A single genomic interval of Labrus mixtus chromosome 6, fLabMix1.1, whole genome shotgun sequence harbors:
- the LOC132975249 gene encoding C-X-C motif chemokine 11-like produces the protein MKLYLQSVCPLAFLSLCCVLITVRESDSTFVPGRCLCPETQNGVRGQLKDLSVYQMSASCNRITVIVTLKSNNETRCLNPDSPVGKQLVRCWNRSQKLGRDAKLCLKRRRKGRGGQHQRSRQRSRGLGRKSSSSNSQ, from the exons ATGAAGCTGTATCTCCAGTCTGTGTGTCCGCTCGCCTTCCTGAGCCTCTGCTGTGTGCTCATCACAG tgagagAGTCAGACAGCACGTTCGTCCCTGGGAGATGTCTGTGTCCAGAAACGCAAAACGGAGTCAGGGGGCAGCTGAAAGATCTCAGTGTGTACCAGATGAGCGCCAGCTGTAATAGAATCACAGTGAT AGTGACACTGAAGAGCAACAATGAGACGAGGTGTCTGAATCCAGACTCTCCGGTCGGCAAACAGCTGGTCCGCTGCTGGAACAG ATCTCAGAAGTTGGGAAGGGATGCAAAACTGTGcctgaagaggagaagaaaaggaagaggaggtcaGCACCAGAGGAGTCGACAGAGGAGCCGAGGTCTTGGCAGGAAATCCTCATCCTCTAACTCTCAGTAG